In the genome of Pangasianodon hypophthalmus isolate fPanHyp1 chromosome 15, fPanHyp1.pri, whole genome shotgun sequence, the window tcagagctgctggtatagaaagttaatcaatacctttttaaaaagcacaatatATTATGAATACACATCTTAAATTGTACTAATAAGACTAGGCACTCGGCACCAAAACAGATGGAAAcaatattgaataatattttaaaaacagcataAGTAAAATATCTCTCAAATAACAAACCccataaaaagtgaaaatgcttcGGACAGCTGGGCAGGGGCCATTTGGAATAGTTGGTCTTATGGAAAGTCTCATTTCTCATGCGGTATTCTTTGGGGAAGTGGGTCCTAGTGTGTTGGTGAAGCTCTGAAACACAAACGCATCCATGATTCATTCAGACATCAGAAATGACTTACGACCACATTCTTACTGAGTACTACTGTTTCTGTTTCTaatagggagaaaaaaaaaaaaaagcaatttttaaaaaaaatcatttttagtaCTTTAATGACAATAAGTCAAGCTGGAGTATGAGACCCACGCTATTAAATTCTGTCTgctaaaagaaaacaaatcaatataTAGATTCCTCTGACACATAAAGCCAGTCAGTTACAATCTTGTTTGTTAATTTAAACTCACACTGCAGCTAAGACCTATCATTAatattttcaccaaaaaaaaaaaaaagctggtagAGTCTGAAGCTTGACGGCCAAATCAGCCCTCCTACTGGTGTAGTCTAGTGTTTGTCCCTTGTGTTGTGTTGCCGTTTTCAGCACTGTATTTTTTCCTGAGCTGAAGCCTTTCCTTTAGTCCTGGCTGGTATGTATaatttgtttcttcttcttcttcttcttcttattattattattattattattattatgtaaacatAAGAATTCAACACTGGTATGACAGTGCTTTGTGTATGAATTTTGTGCACTTGTTTTGGCACAGAAACTGGGCATTTCGTTTTTATTTATGGCGATGCAAATGCCAATTTATGTTTAAGGTTTAGTCCTATGAAGAGCTCTTACTCTTCCATTTTAAGTGAAGCTTTTGGCTGAGATTTGTTTCTGCTTAACACAGAACCCTGAATTTAATCCCTTTCTCAGGTCTGGAAAatatatctctctatctgtccagCCTTAACAGAAAGTCATAAGATAGCAATGGTTAATGGCAAAACCTCATAATTCACTTTATGAGAAGCTCTTGTTTGTCCAACTGCTGCCACTACCATGATGCTATAAGGTTTTATTAATGCTATATAAGAACCAAGCTAGCAGTAGTACACCTTTCCATAATTTTACTGTAGTTGCTGGAGTAGCATGGCTACTGTACAACACTAAGAAACAGCAATATTACTATTTGGCTAAtgcaaaaaattataacatataCCTAGCTGGAAAATTCATAGCAACAAATAAAGAATTTCAATAAAGATATGTTTCTCCATGTGGAACTACAGTTTAAACCAGTGCTAGTGTTAAAACAAGACCATGTTCCCATTATATTTAACTAATCTCAGTCCTAATGCTACTCTGCTGAAAGAGATTGTTTTCATCGATTTGCTGACCTTCCTGGAAGATCACATGTGATATGAGAGTTCTGCAGAGAGGACATGGTGTGCTGCTGGCCCGGCTCTTTGCCAGCGTCCTCAGACAGGGCTCACAGAACACATGGCTGCAGGGCTGACACATGTACGGCTTGTAGTACACGTCCAGACAAACGGCACACATGCAgccctctttctcctcttcatCGCTGCTCGTCAGATTCCAGCTcacactctgaaacacacacacaccacttaccATCCTTACACTCATGCATACATGATCATCTCAACAAATGGGATTATTTTAAGAAATCCTGATTGATGGGgttgtgtgatgcagcccaataCAAAGCAAAGATACTGTTATCActatgaagttgattattttcctataacagcgtgcccccaaagtgttttattcctcttatagcataatttgcaaattattaaattttttttattaattaatgaatgattaGACAATTACAGGATTtaacagtactgtggtataaattgttTCATAAAATCTTAAGTCATAACTCAAgttataaaatctatttatctatACAAATGTAAAACCAGTAAGGGCCACAAATATGTGCACTGAAAATTAGAGTCAGCTACCGCTACCAACCTTCACTTAATAGAGGCagctcaaagagtcgactcgttcACAAGTGAGATCACTGATAAACACTATTGTCCATATTAACGATACAGTCATAGTTAATGAGCAGTAGGTGAATGCAAAACATCATCTGTAAACCATCCCCTAAATGACATACTACGCAACTACAATGACGATTCTTCTCAGAAGAACTTCAAATTCCTCTACACCAAAACATTAactagacagaaaaaaaacagatagaaaaataaagaaaaataaattgataTAAACCATTTCTCTGTGGTAAACAATAACCAAGTTACTCCGCATGTCTATTCCTAAAGCATTTCAGGTGGCgccatttgtaaatgtaaaattgtcAAACCAAAATGACTAGTTCATACTTCTTGTGTctcctgaaaaacaaaccagaaatatgcaaacattaacaataaatgATCAATTGTCATTAGCGGAGCCTCTGAATAAGAATTTTTTCCCCCCGCAGACTTCTACCTTGAAGTGACTTACCCTAGTGTGTATCACTATCATGTTGATACAGAGTGTGTTTACaccagagagacagtgaaagctTATTATTGTTTGGATGCTTCCAATTACTTTTTTAGCACTAAGGTGAGAATATGTTTGCTCATATAATGGATTAAATTGGATTGTATCTGTATTGCGTATGGAAAATCTGGAGTCAAacactgtataaaatatattcagaTTGATTCATTGCTACCTAGTTAAGTTACTGGTTTGGAAAATGAATGTATTACTCAGCTGAGTATTCAGCCATTTAGGATACGCTATGTAGCTCATATTGATCTCTGGttttaaatgtctgttaaaCTCTGATACAGTTTGTTGAGGACTCTTTTCACTGCAATCCAAACAGActttatttctgaaagaaaGTATGACCCTGACCTGAGAGAACTGCCAATAACTGAATAACACAGTCCTAATTTTAATTTGGACATCCTGTCATTAAATCGAGCTACCAGTCACATAAAAAGAGGCGCACGGAGTATGTCTCTTTGCTAGTGTTTTGAATTATGTTTACCATCAACCGGATTTGTTCTAGGAACAGCGACTTCACttctatcatttaaaaaatattcatctGAAAGTCTATAAAATATCTAACCAATACCTTCTCCTCAAGCTGTCTCTGAATCCagcgttctttctttctctgctttCTCCTCAGGCTCTTTAAGCGATTCTTCTCTCTTTTGGTCAACATCTGCACAGGAGTGAAGTAGGCATGGTCCTGTGTTTCCTCTGTAACACCATCACTGATATCCGCTTGTCCCGTGACCGTGTCCTGAGTAGGTGATGGAAAGGAATCAAGATGACTGTCCTGGTTCTGCAGATGATCTGATAGCTCTGTtggtgtcaggtgtgtgtggctGTCATCATGAGCCGCTGCCTCGTTCATTTCCTCATGTACAGGATGAAGGAGAGGCAAAGAAAGCGGACGACTGAATGGAGAGATGACAGATGGCTCACCATCGAAATGAGTTGCTTGTATTTCTCTGCTCTGGAGCTCAGGCTCTGGGTTTAGTCCATGAGTGACCGGATGTAGGTCACAGCCCAGGTTTCTGTCCTCTGGTCCTTCTAGATCTTTGTGTTTAACCTGAAACCCTGTGTGTACTCTAGCTGTACCTGGTTTGCTCAAGTAGACCAGATGCTTTACGACCTGATCAACACGGCTTTTAATGAGGTGCACGGTCGTGTCGTGTCCACAGGGACATCGTGAACAGTTTAGAAAGTTGAAACCACCGAGACGTGCTCCACAATGCTGGCAGTTCAGTTTCCCTGTCGTCCAGTGAACCTGTGAAAAGAGAAGTCattcactaacatttttttaaaagattgcTTTAAAACATTCACTGACACTTTTAAAAACCCTTATTTAGTTACAGTTTACATTAAGTTTACAGtatttagtgtgtttatatagtATTTAGATACAGTTCCAGCAttctttatacatttatagacaTTTTCTAGCAGGTTCTGTGACTTATCCAGGTACACCTTTTTGTATTGACccaattttatttcttcttacACCCATTGCTGTCAAATGTTGGTTCTGATTAAGTGATAACaagtgttggttaattttccataacagcagctttgactgcaagctgcaaatcacaggtttgcattactgcacttgttctaatccataatcatttctataacagctcattcacaggaacttgtatagCAGATGATCCAGTTGAagggattaaaaatgtgtgtaatgtttgaTATGGTAATGGTTTCTcgtaaggagacttttattcaacatttagggaaggagtctccagtgtcagcactttgtaacagacagaggtaaAACTGTTACTTTAAGTTACACTGGGGAAACTTCAGGATAAAGgaacgctttgtggtttctcactaacatgacaagcgGCATTTTATTGTCTATtaactaaaagagagaaagagacaggttggtgaaggaacaactgtttataccacataaatgagaacagaaacttgttttgcagacatttgaCATTAAAGGTGAcaacaaatagataaaaagcatgacatgtcattctttaattaataagaaaaattgcaattgttggcaaataACTGTGAtattttgggatgtgctgttatacaaaaataatcaacattgggGTGATAACAGTTACTCACGCCCCaccgtgttttattccttacttaactgTTACTGTTTTTGAGTCACATGACCTTAAATTTGATGACACCTGTCTTGAACTGCTAATTTGAAAAGCTTCAAGAAAAACTTCACAAGGCCAGTACCTGATTAATAACTGACAGGATCCAATCAGGCAATGCATCAACATCCACATGCCACACTGTGCATCCAGCCATGAGGTCTTCTGAGGCCTGTGAGGAGAAAAATTAACAACTTCAGCATTTATTCACCACATCCATTATATCAAAACAAGAAGCATAATATCTTAAGCCTGATTATTCCTTGTCACACGAGAAGATTCCAGTGAAGTCTTGGCTGAATGCTACAACAGACTGCGTGATAAtgtgttcttcatgtcagattaaACGGGCTCGCAGaacacaaacattcttcaaaCTGGGTTTGAGATAGTAAGTATATTTTTTCCGTAcatcagcatgttttatttacattttgccaTTGCCACTACCATATTTTTAGCTGTCCCATGAGTTTTATGTAATCCTATGCCATTCTCTTATTGGTGGCTTTTTGACGAATGTCGTAGCCTTGCACACAccctgagattttaatcaaagtTTCTCACACTGACAGAACTTTGTcttcatactgtatgtgtttggtAGCAAGGGCACTACATCAGCTACCGATGAGCATCTATTATGCATTCTAACACCAATCTCAACTCAGGGCCTAAGGATTCTTTTATGAAGTGCGATTTTTGTCTGCAACAGAAAAGATCGGTTTCAGGTTTTGATaaggaaaatgaaatgtattctGCATTCAGACATATtcaaattttttcccccaagagtCCCACctcccattttgtttttttttttttgagcccACTAGTGCTCCAAGTACACTTGGAAGGCCGCTTGTCCAATCaatttatatagttatatatgactatatatataacttatataGTTAGGTTTGACATACATTGAtagtttttatttcacattgcaCAACAGTTAGTTTCAGTCCACTAAATTGATTGGTTGAGtagtgttccaagagtgcttatatttaccATTATAaccaaatttatatttatattaaaagcactgggacgtttcactgcgTGTATCACTCTGCTCGTCTGTGTTCATTATGTAAAATTCTACTTCTTAGGTctaaacagttactacagtagtgttagtgacatcatcaatggACATGACAAACGATACATTTTTTCATGAATACAACTTTTGACttgaaatatgaaagcttgtcagatgaagatgagaaAGAAGCGAATCCAATTTCACCGGCtgcacctttaacgggaatgtacaaatcattgtgagaTAGATAGTGAGCAAGCTGAtgggctataaagtgagtgtagcttcttcagtatctatttccactagaagagcaaaaataaaccgAACGTTTGTCCATATTGTGCCTGAAATTAttttactcaatattaatttcttgtttatagaactgcggttatactgaatagaGGCACTGCTGTGAGAGAGCTCAAAACTCCAGTGgaactgtcagtcattttggATTCATATGTTAATTGGCTCATCTGCTGATTttattagggaaaaaagaagactgctcttttggtaTATTTTGAAATCTATCATTAAATgcataaaggttggcaggtctgaactgagtcatataatttttttttttttttaatgttttgtatttttcatctCACACGCACCCGTCCTGCAATTCCTGCCCCACAATTTGAATACCTCTGGGGTATAAAGGATGTTGCCAGATTTTACTGACTATATACTTATTTACGTCAGACTTCTGAAGTTAATAAACAGTTGTTCAAGCTATAGGTTTCTACTGAGTCTAAATAACAGCAGTAcagagctgcacacacacagaccaatgTGAAGCCCTGGGCTGGACAGATGAAGCCCCTGCTTAGTCACATGGAAGTAAACTCCTTTTTCTTGCATTTGCGATTCTGCCCAAGCTGAAATTCAGTGTGAATTCTCTCCTTTTGGTAACCGCTGTTCATCATCTGAATGTACACAAATTTTCAGCATAAAAACAAACTCACTGAAAGCAAGCATGATGAATCTACAACACATCTTCGGCACTTTTTACAGCGAAGGACTGACGGTTCCTCGTGGATTCCAACAGGGTCTGATACTCCGtcctgtatttaaaaatgtggaaCACTAGTTAATCAGCAGCAGGCACATAGAAATGGTGAATTGTCAAGGCCAGGATTGTTTCTGTTAGCCACAGAAATGAAGTCAAAGTCAAATATTAGAGGATGCGGTGAGAGACAGGTGTAGGAAAATTTTATTCCTGTCActaatttatatttcatataaactAGAAGCTCTATTCATAAAAAATCTTAAGATTAAAAGTTACTCTTAAGCAGCCAATTTAGCAGGGGGTAAAAAAGATTTCTTTAAATCATATAGAAATCATTTTCCAACAAACTTTTTGGTAAAGATTTTTCTACTGAggaactgaaataaacattttaattctaagAATATCAAACGACTAGATTTTTGgttatgcatatttaaataaacaaagccttatttgcataaataaatttacattttcaaaaggtTCCAATACAAAGAATAACAGCAATCAACAATTAACAATCtatcataaacaaacaaacaaacaaacaaacaaacaatcagaTTAAAATATAACCTTTTTCACCTCTGCTGTTTGGCTTTAAAGCAAAACTTTTATAATACATCATTCAAGTCAAGTTTCTGAATATTGGTGATATTTGTAACCGGTTCACCAGGTTGTAAATTTGTTAACTCTCTACATATTGCAAAGATTTAATAGGTTAATAAGTTATAAAGTACATACTTGATAGCTTTCCTAATACAGGTTAAATATCCGGTTAAACTTTAGGCGTAGCTAATGTACGGCTTAAAGGTACTTTAGATTCACAATACTTATTGTCAATGACTTGAATAAAGATTATAATCAATAATGTAaggttaataatacaaaatgtaaatacCGTATCAAAGGAAGCCATTGTTTGGACGATATTTCCGAGAAAGACCTCGACGAAGCTgaagctaactagcaagctggctaaaaacaaataacacgTTGAGTCGGCTTTTTCCTAACAGCCAGGATACGGAAGCCGTTTGGGGGCATGTAACGTCTAAAACGCGATTCGAAATTAACCATTCACCTCCCAGGCTGTACTTAATGGttatactgctttattttttattttctttctttttattatggTGATATATGATAAGACAGAACAtgcttattgtatttttttcagggtttatacgtaataaattattaactttaaaaacattaaaaaaaaaagtaatttcttGTTCATTTTATCAGGCCCCCTGTCATATAGGCAGCTACACTTTATCTTATCTCTTGCTCTGTACAAACTCTATACAGTTTGTCATTCCATCAGTGGAAGTAGACCAACACAGGACTaccactgagcagatattatcTGAGTGGTAATCCATTCGCAGTAAaccagtgacactgacatggttgTGTGCATGGCTTGGACTTgtatggctgcttctggaacaggctcaaatctttactgatgatataactcatgatggtagcagcagaatgaattcagaagtctacagaaacattttgtctgccaaattacagagaaatgaaTCCCATCTAATTGAGAGgtacttcatcatgcagcaagacaataatCCTAATCACAATGCCAACATAATCACAATGCCAACAATAACATGCCAACAATAACAATGCCAACAATAATCACAATGCCAGCAGTAATCACaatgccaacacaacaaaggacttcactAGAGGATAAAGTGGAAGGTTTTGGattggccaagtcaatcagcaGATCCTAACCCAATGGTTACCAAGATCACCAGATGCATTGcaagcatgcatttcacttcctgaagaggagactgaagagatGCATGGggtatacaaaaataaaaataaaaaaattaagtgttatttactttaatttactttaagtctATCTGTTCCGATACTTTTGCTCagctaaaaattgggtggtctgccaccaaaggtgtcatgttctaagttgtttaacacatctagatgtaaatatcagagaatgaaagctgaaattctggtcTATCgtctcattttcatcttttgaactcaaacccaaatgtcttcagtgaatAGCAGAAATAATAGAATTGGCCTTAAAATTCCAATGCTTtagcacacacacccataacACCACACCCACTAAACCTTATGTGGTCCCTGATGGCTGATGGCACTATATGGTAGATATACTGGCCAATGactatgttgttattatttatttattcatttatttatttattcagtcgTATAAaggtgatggactggcgtctcattcagggtgtattctggTCACGTGcttagtgttcctgggatagactccagattcACCGTGACTGTGGCCaggatactgaagatgaatgaatgaatgaatgaatgaatgaaaagacgTATAACGATTTGAAAGTGCTTGTTACACCAGGTGGCAGCAGTTGCACGTTTCCAGTTTGTGAATATCGCTGGCCACGGAGCTGAGCCTGGAAACTTTGGTGTCATAAATTAAGTTGTCCATTATTTTGATCCATTTGTACAGCAATTAACAAGCAGCGCGCATAAGAGACCGTACACGTGACATTTTCAGCCTTTAACCAGGATGCTCGTTGTCTCCTGTTAATGATGACAGGTATTGCATGCGCGGATGCACAGAGTGTGAACTCTCATCCACCTGCGTAGGTAACTGACGTGTGATCCGGTGCTGGTATAAAAGCTCGCGCACTCGTCACAAGCCGTCAGTGACGATGCTCATGTCCTGTTCGCGCGCGCTCCTGCAGAAGGAGTTCAGTAGGTAGGTGAGCGACGCTTTTTTCCGACTTTTGCGCTCGTTGATGCCCCGCGACATGGACGAAACAGAGAACGCGTCCTCGTTGTTCCAAAACGACAGCAATCTAGAGGACCAAAGTGACAAAGTGTCGCTGACAGCTAAGGTACCACTGAGTTATCAAATATCGACGTCTGTGCTGATCGGCGCGCTTATCCTGTGCTCGGTGTTTGGAAACGCGTGCGTCGTGGCCGCTATAGCTTTGGAGAGGTCACTCCAAAACGTGGCCAACTACCTAATCGGGTCTCTCGCCGTGACGGACCTTATGGTGTCGGTACTCGTCCTGCCTATGGCGTGCCTCTACCAAGTTTTGGACAAATGGACACTCGGACAGGTTGCATGCGACATATTTATCTCGTTGGACGTTCTGTGTTGCACGTCTTCGATTTTGCATCTGTGCGCCATTGCGCTGGACCGCTACTGGGCGATCACCGAGCCTATAGACTATATGAAAAAGAGGACGCTGAAGCGCGCGGCGGTTCTGATCGGCGCTACGTGGCTGGTGGGCTTCTTGATATCTGTGCCGCCCATGCTGATTATGAAATCGCAACCCAAAAGCAAAGCAGAAGGCATGGCCAACCCCGAAGCGTGCGCGATCAGCCACGACCCGTGGTACACCATTTACTCAACATTCTGCGCCTTTTACATCCCGCTCATCCTCATGCTCGTGTTGTACGGACGCATCTTCAAAGCGGCACGGTTTCGTATCCGCAAGACGGTACGCAGGACGGAgaagaaaaaagtcacatgcTTGACTGTGTCCCCGGCGCTGTTTCAGCGCGCCAATGGAGAGCCGGGTAAAAGCTGGAGGAGCAGCGTGGAGCCCAAGCCGGCGTCGTGCGTCAACGGCGCGGTCAAGCACACGGACGACGGCGAGTCTGTGGAGATCGTGGAAGTTCAGGGCAATTCAAAGCACGATCTGCCTTTGCCTAACACACCGAGCTCGGCGCCGCTCTTCGAGAACCGACACGAGAAAAACACGGAGGCGAAGAGAAAACTGGCGCTGGCGCGGGAGCGCAAAACCGTAAAGACGCTGGGCATCATCATGGGCACGTTCATCCTGTGCTGGCTGCCTTTCTTTATCAAAGCCCTGGTGATGCCCTTCTGCCCGTCCTGCGAGATGCCCGTGTGGCTCCAGGACGTGATCAACTGGCTCGGCTACTCCAACTCGCTGCTCAACCCCATCATCTACGCCTACTTCAACAAGGACTTCCAGAGCGCCTTCCAAAAAATCATCAAATGTCACTTTTGTCGAAAATAGCTGTGGAAAAACTCTAGTAAAACATTCCTTCAGTGGGATAAAGAATGATGACGTTTATCCCGTGGTGGAAATGGGTCATTATTCTCatcgtttattatttttattataaatttgtttctgttttcagaAAAGATGTATAATACTGTGTATAAAGGAACCCCATGTACTGCTCATGTCCATTGGAAGCATGAATGTGTTCATGCTGTGAAATAAACTGTCTCTAATCTGACTCCTCTGTGCTTCTTTATGTGTCACAGcttagaaataaaacagcaacaacaaaaatttAATCAAAACTGGCATCATCAATAATCTTTGCTAAATTGTTGATGATTTATGCAGCATAACTCTGTTATACAAAAGAGGCACAAGTATAATTAATGACTTCATATAACACACTTCACCCTCATAGCTTATCATAAATGGAAATATTtgataaaattaataaacactaaaATTTAAGAAAATGGGAAACTTTAAAACAATACCTTTAGTTAGTTTTATAGTGCGTCATCAGGCATGGTCACTGCTTTCTTTAAGAATTTTTTAGTTAGAAATAATCACATACTGGTACTATtaccaatactactactactactactactactactaataataataataatcatcatcatcatcatcatcattatcctcctcctccttcttcttcttatccttgttgttgctgttgttgttgttaattatatatttttatattatacataaaaatagGTAAAATATATCATTGCTATTTTTCAGTGTGctcaaaaatacattatatCCCCAAATAGGTGAATTTTAGatttttcacaattcattttaATAGTTAGGAAAACAGGAACATATGATAGAAAATGGGCTCATATACTGATAAAGTTCAATTTATTCTGTGAAAATTCATTTCTGTGTAATTTTCACCTCCATCCCTCATGGCAAAGAGCAAGCAGAGGACAAACAACAGATGAagcaatttaatttatttttgcgtGATCAGGCTTCCAAATGCAAGGTGATGCAGATAAATGATGGTGAAAGATCtgcaaatatttaatgaaatagGTACAGGTCACAGTCAATACAAGGTACATTATTGTTCACCACGCACAAactactggtccttaatggctCTATTATGTACAGTAATTGTGTTTCTATAGCTATAGATCTGAAAGAGAAGtgcttaaaggaaaagtccaccttGAACTACTTaacctttataattaacatgtgaattTCAGTGGCGTCCGATAGttattgaattaattaattaattaattaattatgaatttcagcagtgctttagtcctttaatcTGTTtggctctctcacctcctcatctatATACTCTGCTCAGACAGATCAGGTTCCAAAACTTCAACTTTTGTACTAATAACACCATCAACGTCATCGCACTCATCATCTCATAGACTGCTAACCAGTCggagccgagtctctgccgtAACTCAGCACAATAGCTGCGTTGCATGTACATCTGCATTTCACTGTGAAactttgagtccagtgtttgGTGTATTTCCACTACCTCTATGCtagatttcttattaatatgatTTTGAACATAGGTTCAAAATGGTGAGTGGGAAAAGAAGCTCTTTGCTCTTTTGTTTATATAGGAGCTAGCAGAGAAACCTGACTGTTATAACTTATGTTTGAGAATGATGAATT includes:
- the htr1ab gene encoding 5-hydroxytryptamine (serotonin) receptor 1A b, producing MPRDMDETENASSLFQNDSNLEDQSDKVSLTAKVPLSYQISTSVLIGALILCSVFGNACVVAAIALERSLQNVANYLIGSLAVTDLMVSVLVLPMACLYQVLDKWTLGQVACDIFISLDVLCCTSSILHLCAIALDRYWAITEPIDYMKKRTLKRAAVLIGATWLVGFLISVPPMLIMKSQPKSKAEGMANPEACAISHDPWYTIYSTFCAFYIPLILMLVLYGRIFKAARFRIRKTVRRTEKKKVTCLTVSPALFQRANGEPGKSWRSSVEPKPASCVNGAVKHTDDGESVEIVEVQGNSKHDLPLPNTPSSAPLFENRHEKNTEAKRKLALARERKTVKTLGIIMGTFILCWLPFFIKALVMPFCPSCEMPVWLQDVINWLGYSNSLLNPIIYAYFNKDFQSAFQKIIKCHFCRK
- the rnf180b gene encoding E3 ubiquitin-protein ligase RNF180, coding for MASFDTDGVSDPVGIHEEPSVLRCKKCRRCVVDSSCLLSASEDLMAGCTVWHVDVDALPDWILSVINQVHWTTGKLNCQHCGARLGGFNFLNCSRCPCGHDTTVHLIKSRVDQVVKHLVYLSKPGTARVHTGFQVKHKDLEGPEDRNLGCDLHPVTHGLNPEPELQSREIQATHFDGEPSVISPFSRPLSLPLLHPVHEEMNEAAAHDDSHTHLTPTELSDHLQNQDSHLDSFPSPTQDTVTGQADISDGVTEETQDHAYFTPVQMLTKREKNRLKSLRRKQRKKERWIQRQLEEKSVSWNLTSSDEEEKEGCMCAVCLDVYYKPYMCQPCSHVFCEPCLRTLAKSRASSTPCPLCRTLISHVIFQEELHQHTRTHFPKEYRMRNETFHKTNYSKWPLPSCPKHFHFLWGLQRHRASAGQWQFPLRALGLNRLELGDIRGWTFHSDMITFIFSFHWVLSSFIILCGLFYILLW